From Spirosoma linguale DSM 74:
TCTGGTTTGGCCTGGTAGAATACCTCAAACTCGACTTCGACAACGGGTTTACGCCCACGCCCAGGACGGTCGCCATAGATGGGTTTATAGTTGAAAGTTATATCAGTATGGCCATTAATTTCTTTAGCTGCTACTTCTAAAACCGCTTTTTCAAATCGAGTCCAGTTTGTATAGCTGTCCCTTCCTGTCTTCGGGTCAATAATCCAAAGCATAGTTTTTAGTTCTGTCAAGCCGCGTCTAAATGTTTTGTCCTTCATGTTTTTATACATGCAGAGTAGCTCATAAATCCGTTTGGCATAGGTAGAATTAAGGGATATAGCTGCCACTAATTGCATCTTAGTAAATCGGGTATTCAGATCTACATAAAAGGGCCTCACCATTTGAGATAGCTCAATTTGAATGATACCTGTACCTTTTCGATACAATGCAGAAGCAATGAAACTGGCCTGTAGTACATCGCCATTAGTGAGAGTCGTTTCAAAGACACGGCTCATTAACTTTCGTGTAGCTTGCTTATAGGTCTCAAATTTCAGTTCTGCTTGACCAGTAACTTCAGCCATTTCCTTAACTGATACTTGATACATCTTCGTTGGTGGATCGTCTTTGCGTACACTGGCCACTACCATGTATAGCAAGTTCTTCTCGGCCTCAGTCATCTCATATCGAGCCGTCGTCAAAACGTTATCCTGCCAAATCTCTATATTCTTGCTCATTTGACCTTTCTTTCAGACAAATGTAAAAAGTATATTGTTAAAACTAAAACTACTAAAAAAAAATACCTTTTCACCGACCAAACGCTACTTTAT
This genomic window contains:
- a CDS encoding initiator RepB protein (PFAM: initiator RepB protein~KEGG: hso:HS_p03 replication protein) — protein: MSKNIEIWQDNVLTTARYEMTEAEKNLLYMVVASVRKDDPPTKMYQVSVKEMAEVTGQAELKFETYKQATRKLMSRVFETTLTNGDVLQASFIASALYRKGTGIIQIELSQMVRPFYVDLNTRFTKMQLVAAISLNSTYAKRIYELLCMYKNMKDKTFRRGLTELKTMLWIIDPKTGRDSYTNWTRFEKAVLEVAAKEINGHTDITFNYKPIYGDRPGRGRKPVVEVEFEVFYQAKPEPAQLSSLHERLVKQFRLRPDQADTVLATHSVEVITRQLYDIQTKAADGKVKNVGSYTAKVFGLETKGKEK